Within the Sporohalobacter salinus genome, the region GATCCTAATAAAAAAGAATTGGAACGCATTCAACCGAAAGTAGATCAGATTAATGAATTAGAACCTCAAATGCAGGAGTTAACTGATGCAGAATTGAAAGCTAAGACTGATGAATTTAAGGAAAGACTAAATCAGGAAGAGACAGTGGATGACTTAATGCCAGAAGCTTTTGCTGTAGTTAGAGAAGCATCACAGCGAGCTACTGAAGAAGAGTTTCGTCATTATGATGTTCAGTTAATTGGAGCTATTGTTCTACATGAAGGTAAGATAGCTGAAATGAAGACCGGTGAAGGAAAGACGTTAGCTGCAACTATGCCTGCCTATTTAAATGCTTTAACTGGAAATGGAGTTCATATTGTAACTGTTAATGATTATTTAGCTGAACGAGACAGTGAATGGATGGGACAGATTTATGAATTTTTAGGTTTAGAGGTTGGAGTTATTTTAGAAGATATGGATACAGAAGAGAGGCAGGAAGCTTATCAAGCTGATATTATTTATGGAACTAATAATCAATTTGGTTTTGATTATCTGCGAGATAATATGGCCATTGATAAAGAGGATTTAGTTCAAGGAGAGTTAAGTTTTGCAATTTTAGATGAGGTAGATAGTATTTTAATTGATGAGGCTAGGACTCCTTTGATTATTTCCGGACCAGCCGAATCATCGCCAGCCCTTTATTATAAATTTGCTAGGTTAGCTCCCCGCTTTAAAGAAGATAGAGATTATGAAGTGGATGAAAAAGCCAATACTGTAACTTTAACTGAAGAGGGAATTGCGCGGGCTGAAGATATGTTAAATGTTGATAATCTTTATTTAGATGAAAACATGGATTTACATCGTCATCTTAAACTTTCGCTTAGAGCTAAAGCTTTGATGGATAAGGATGAAGATTATATTGTTAAAAATGGAGAAATCCATATTGTTGATGAATTTACAGGTCGTTTAATGACTGGACGTCGATATGGTGAAGGGCTTCATCAAGCTATTGAAGCTAAAGAAGGAGTCGATATTCAAAAGGAGACACAGACATTGGCTAGTGTCACTTTTCAGAACTTCTTTAGAATGTATGATAAATTAGCCGGTATGACTGGAACAGCAGCTACAGAAGCTGAGGAATTTGATGAAATATATGATTTAGATGTAGTAGTAGTGCCTACTAATGAGCCAGTAATTAGAGAGGATCATGATGATATAATCTATCAAACAGAAGAGGCTAAGTTCAATGCAGTCGTTGAAGATATTATTGAAAGTCATGAGCGCGGTCAGCCGGTGTTAGTAGGAACAAGATCTATTGAAAAATCTGAAGAGTTAAGCCGTAAATTAAGGAAG harbors:
- the secA gene encoding preprotein translocase subunit SecA, which gives rise to MLGFLKKWLFKDPNKKELERIQPKVDQINELEPQMQELTDAELKAKTDEFKERLNQEETVDDLMPEAFAVVREASQRATEEEFRHYDVQLIGAIVLHEGKIAEMKTGEGKTLAATMPAYLNALTGNGVHIVTVNDYLAERDSEWMGQIYEFLGLEVGVILEDMDTEERQEAYQADIIYGTNNQFGFDYLRDNMAIDKEDLVQGELSFAILDEVDSILIDEARTPLIISGPAESSPALYYKFARLAPRFKEDRDYEVDEKANTVTLTEEGIARAEDMLNVDNLYLDENMDLHRHLKLSLRAKALMDKDEDYIVKNGEIHIVDEFTGRLMTGRRYGEGLHQAIEAKEGVDIQKETQTLASVTFQNFFRMYDKLAGMTGTAATEAEEFDEIYDLDVVVVPTNEPVIREDHDDIIYQTEEAKFNAVVEDIIESHERGQPVLVGTRSIEKSEELSRKLRKNNIPHNVLNAKHHEKEAEIIKDAGQEGAVTIATNMAGRGTDIVLGDGVVDKGGLYVIGTERHESRRIDNQLRGRSGRQGDPGASQFYVSLEDDLMRLFGSDKMSSVMDSLGLEEDQPIEHSLISRALENAQKKVESRNFEIRKQVLEYDNVMNKQRKVIYDQRQKILYGDDLKENILTMIEKLIDEMLEVYASEDVHPEEWDLEGLINYAETLFLEEDDIEIDDLVDCGQKRVKEKLMTTAKENYEAREEEVESEVMRDLEKIVMLKVVDQKWMDHLHAMDDLRQGIGLRAYGQRDPLIEYKHEAYDMFQNMISRIREDIIKYIFRIELVSGELEARDSSIDIGRGEVPSAYDTVRAEKELESNQAQRRQQQNQNNQQSQKQQPIVKEEEPGRNDPCPCGSGEKYKRCCGR